The Dyella caseinilytica genome has a window encoding:
- a CDS encoding winged helix-turn-helix transcriptional regulator — protein MGTTKATTSALKTKLEGARAKYGVSTNCPVRDVIDVISGRWSSLLMTALAEQPYRFGELRRLVPDISQRMLTQTLQALQRDGYVHREVFPTKPPGVEYSLTDLGRSMFEALHVLLQWAEDNHDAVTAARDDFDSERESA, from the coding sequence ATGGGAACTACCAAAGCGACGACGAGTGCTCTCAAAACGAAGCTCGAGGGAGCCAGGGCAAAATACGGCGTGTCTACAAATTGCCCCGTGCGCGACGTCATTGACGTCATCAGTGGCAGGTGGAGTTCGTTGCTGATGACTGCACTGGCTGAGCAACCCTACCGATTCGGAGAACTTCGTCGGCTCGTGCCAGACATATCGCAGCGAATGCTCACGCAGACGCTTCAAGCGTTACAGCGCGACGGCTATGTGCATCGAGAGGTCTTCCCAACCAAACCGCCAGGCGTGGAATACAGCCTGACCGACCTCGGTCGTTCGATGTTTGAAGCGCTACATGTGCTGCTGCAGTGGGCGGAAGATAATCACGATGCGGTTACAGCGGCTCGCGACGACTTCGATAGCGAGAGGGAATCTGCTTAA
- a CDS encoding SDR family oxidoreductase: MNDKIFVTGAAGQLGRLVIKQLLARGVAPHRIIAGTRSPEKLADLAAAGIEVRRADFEDSRGLAEAFNGAGTVLIISTDALDGTDTRLKQHRNAVSAAVAADVKRLAYTSQPNPDSSLLTFAPDHLGTEQAIKATGLPYVIFRNGWYQENLLRALPNALKSGQWHSAAEGGRTSYVGREDIAEAMAAALTTSASESRTYTLTGSEALSTEDIARLASQATGRILSVAHVTDGQFAAGLKAAGVPEIFVSVLVSAEAETRAGNLSIVTDHVESLIGHAPRRLAEYLREAKSAFGA; encoded by the coding sequence ATGAACGACAAAATTTTTGTGACCGGTGCGGCCGGTCAACTCGGGCGGCTGGTTATTAAGCAGTTGCTTGCACGCGGCGTAGCGCCCCATCGCATCATCGCTGGCACCCGAAGCCCTGAGAAGCTGGCTGACCTCGCTGCGGCAGGCATCGAGGTGCGCCGGGCAGACTTCGAAGACTCGCGTGGCTTGGCTGAGGCTTTCAACGGAGCCGGCACCGTCCTCATTATTTCGACGGATGCATTGGACGGAACAGATACACGCCTGAAGCAGCATCGCAATGCGGTCTCGGCGGCCGTCGCCGCAGACGTAAAGCGTCTCGCCTATACGTCTCAGCCCAATCCGGACAGTTCGCTTCTGACCTTCGCGCCCGACCATCTGGGAACCGAGCAGGCCATCAAGGCCACCGGCCTGCCCTATGTGATTTTTCGAAACGGCTGGTATCAGGAGAACCTGCTTCGCGCGCTCCCCAATGCCCTAAAGAGCGGGCAGTGGCACTCGGCAGCCGAAGGCGGGAGAACCTCGTATGTCGGACGTGAGGACATTGCTGAAGCCATGGCTGCAGCGCTCACGACTTCAGCTTCGGAAAGCAGGACGTATACGCTTACAGGCTCTGAGGCACTGTCTACCGAAGACATTGCTCGCCTCGCTAGCCAAGCGACAGGCAGGATCCTTTCCGTCGCTCACGTGACCGATGGGCAATTCGCTGCAGGACTGAAAGCCGCTGGCGTTCCTGAGATATTTGTATCTGTTCTGGTGTCGGCGGAAGCGGAGACGCGCGCGGGCAATCTCTCCATCGTGACGGACCATGTCGAATCGCTTATCGGCCACGCTCCGAGACGTCTCGCCGAGTATCTCAGAGAAGCAAAATCCGCTTTCGGGGCTTGA
- a CDS encoding NrdJb: MTIKIEKKIKGYQVVTPEDKLAPAAAASAVEPKEAAIAEVIQMHESLERPEALIGSTFKIKSPLFEHALYVTINDIVLNAGTPYEQRRPFEIFINSKNMDHFQWIVALTRILSAVFRKGGDVTFIVEELKAVFDPRGGYFKAGGVYMPSIVAEIGAVIEQHMKNIGLIHDPEMSDAQRALIAEKRAAYENAAQKKTELSPTDADTNDSAGFPPGATLCAKCNTKALVLMDGCQTCLNCGYSKCG; this comes from the coding sequence ATGACGATCAAGATCGAAAAGAAGATCAAGGGCTACCAGGTCGTCACACCCGAGGACAAACTCGCGCCCGCTGCCGCCGCATCCGCCGTCGAGCCCAAAGAGGCCGCCATCGCGGAAGTCATCCAGATGCACGAGAGCCTGGAGCGCCCCGAGGCGCTGATCGGCTCCACCTTCAAGATCAAGTCACCGCTGTTCGAGCACGCGCTCTACGTCACCATCAACGACATCGTGCTCAACGCCGGCACTCCCTACGAGCAGCGCCGTCCCTTCGAGATCTTCATCAACTCGAAGAACATGGACCACTTCCAGTGGATCGTCGCGCTCACCCGCATCCTCTCCGCCGTCTTCCGCAAAGGCGGCGACGTCACCTTCATCGTCGAAGAGCTCAAGGCCGTCTTCGACCCCCGCGGCGGCTACTTCAAGGCCGGCGGCGTCTACATGCCCAGCATCGTCGCCGAAATCGGCGCGGTGATCGAACAACACATGAAGAACATCGGCCTCATCCACGATCCCGAGATGAGCGATGCCCAGCGTGCGTTGATCGCTGAAAAGCGCGCCGCTTACGAAAACGCTGCTCAAAAAAAAACTGAGCTGAGCCCCACTGACGCTGATACCAATGATTCGGCAGGCTTTCCGCCGGGCGCGACGTTGTGTGCCAAGTGCAACACCAAGGCCCTGGTGTTGATGGACGGATGCCAGACTTGTTTGAATTGTGGTTATTCCAAGTGCGGCTAA
- a CDS encoding adenosylcobalamin-dependent ribonucleoside-diphosphate reductase, which translates to MSTLRATTIGRDAAAIPLQPASQDIWDKKYRLRTKSGEPVDDTIDDTWQRVARALSEVEATPELREHWFERFLWALRRGAIPAGRITSNAGALAHKPATSTINCTVSGTIRDSMDDILEKVHEAGLTLKAGCGIGYEFSTLRPRGAYVSGAGAYTSGPLSFMDIYDKMCFTVSSAGGRRGAQMGTFDVSHPDVKEFIRAKREDGRLRQFNLSLLITDGFMQAVEHDQDWPLVFPVHVKEKDELDLDDASKIVWREWPTHENYVEREDGLVACKIYGHIRARHLWDMIMVSTYDYAEPGFILIDKVNEMNNNWWCEHIRATNPCGEQPLPPYGSCLLGSVNLTTFVRDPFGPKARFDWDEYREVVKIFTRMLDNVVEINGLPLEQQRNEILGKRRHGMGFLGLGSTITMLKMRYGAAEAVAFTEDVSREMAVAGWEVALDLAKEKGPAPVLAKNYTVTGDMLRKRPEMVEDGYKVGDLIPGRVLHAKYSRYMQRVATVAPNLVKELAETGARFTHHTSIAPTGTISLSLANNASNGIEPSFAHHYSRNVIREGRKTKEKVPVYSFELLAYRALINAEAMPFSEDIKTKLPDYFVSADDISPKEHVDIQAASQLWVDSSISKTANVPTDYPYEDFKDIYFYAYKQGLKGCTTFRFNPAAFQGVLVKEADLENTLYRFELEDGSVVELKGNEEVEYDGEMHTAANLFDALKEGYYGKF; encoded by the coding sequence ATGAGCACCTTGCGTGCAACAACCATAGGCCGCGATGCCGCTGCCATTCCACTGCAGCCCGCGTCGCAGGACATTTGGGACAAGAAATACCGCCTGCGCACCAAGTCGGGTGAACCGGTGGACGACACCATCGACGACACTTGGCAGCGCGTCGCGCGCGCCTTGTCCGAGGTGGAAGCGACGCCCGAATTGCGCGAGCACTGGTTCGAGCGTTTCCTGTGGGCGTTGCGCCGCGGGGCGATTCCCGCTGGCCGCATCACATCCAATGCTGGCGCGCTGGCCCACAAGCCGGCGACCTCCACGATCAACTGCACCGTGTCCGGCACGATCCGCGACTCGATGGACGACATCCTCGAAAAGGTGCACGAAGCCGGTCTCACGCTAAAGGCCGGCTGCGGTATCGGCTACGAGTTCAGCACGCTGCGTCCGCGCGGCGCGTATGTATCCGGTGCGGGTGCTTACACCAGCGGCCCGCTGTCGTTCATGGATATCTACGACAAGATGTGCTTCACCGTGTCGTCCGCCGGCGGCCGTCGCGGCGCACAGATGGGCACGTTTGATGTCAGTCATCCAGACGTGAAGGAATTCATCCGCGCCAAGCGCGAAGACGGACGCCTGCGCCAGTTCAACCTCTCGTTGCTGATCACCGACGGCTTCATGCAGGCGGTGGAGCACGATCAGGACTGGCCGCTGGTCTTCCCCGTGCACGTCAAGGAAAAGGACGAGCTCGATCTCGACGACGCCAGCAAGATCGTCTGGCGCGAGTGGCCCACCCACGAAAACTACGTCGAGCGCGAAGACGGCTTGGTCGCCTGCAAGATCTACGGCCACATCCGCGCACGTCACCTGTGGGACATGATCATGGTCTCGACGTACGACTACGCCGAGCCTGGGTTCATCCTCATCGACAAGGTGAACGAGATGAACAATAACTGGTGGTGCGAGCACATCCGCGCCACCAATCCGTGCGGCGAGCAGCCATTGCCCCCTTACGGCTCCTGCCTGCTCGGTTCGGTCAACCTCACCACCTTCGTGCGCGATCCGTTCGGTCCGAAGGCCCGCTTCGATTGGGACGAATACCGCGAAGTGGTGAAGATCTTCACCCGCATGCTCGACAACGTGGTGGAGATCAACGGCCTGCCGCTGGAGCAGCAGCGCAACGAGATCCTCGGCAAGCGCCGCCACGGCATGGGTTTCCTCGGCCTGGGCAGCACCATCACCATGCTGAAGATGCGCTACGGCGCCGCCGAGGCTGTGGCCTTCACCGAAGATGTCTCGCGCGAGATGGCCGTGGCTGGCTGGGAAGTGGCGCTGGATCTGGCCAAAGAGAAAGGCCCCGCACCGGTGCTCGCCAAAAACTACACCGTCACCGGCGACATGCTGCGCAAGCGCCCGGAAATGGTCGAAGACGGCTACAAAGTCGGTGACTTGATCCCCGGCCGCGTGCTGCACGCCAAATACAGCCGCTACATGCAGCGCGTGGCGACCGTGGCGCCCAATCTTGTTAAGGAGTTGGCCGAAACCGGCGCGCGCTTCACTCATCACACCTCCATCGCGCCCACCGGCACCATCTCGTTGTCGCTGGCCAACAACGCCAGCAACGGCATTGAGCCCAGCTTTGCGCATCACTACTCGCGCAACGTGATCCGTGAAGGCCGCAAGACCAAGGAGAAGGTGCCGGTGTACAGCTTCGAGCTGCTCGCCTACCGCGCCCTGATCAACGCCGAGGCCATGCCGTTCAGCGAAGACATCAAGACCAAGCTGCCGGATTACTTCGTTTCCGCCGACGACATCTCGCCCAAGGAGCACGTCGACATTCAGGCTGCGTCGCAGTTGTGGGTGGATTCTTCCATCTCCAAAACCGCTAACGTGCCTACCGATTACCCATACGAAGACTTCAAAGACATCTACTTCTACGCCTATAAACAGGGCCTCAAGGGCTGCACCACGTTCCGCTTCAACCCCGCTGCATTCCAGGGCGTGCTGGTAAAAGAAGCCGATCTGGAGAACACCCTCTACCGCTTCGAATTGGAAGACGGTAGCGTTGTGGAGCTGAAAGGCAACGAAGAAGTGGAGTACGACGGAGAGATGCACACCGCTGCCAATCTGTTCGATGCCTTGAAGGAAGGCTATTACGGAAAATTTTAG